Proteins from a genomic interval of Lolium perenne isolate Kyuss_39 chromosome 1, Kyuss_2.0, whole genome shotgun sequence:
- the LOC139839086 gene encoding uncharacterized protein, with the protein MEREGASSNSHLEDMLRKLPVIELDKRIFDRVSDEPDSDEEDRIADEILWDVILGVPQRDWETAKVTEYNRVFLECALKNAAKYKKDDDDYKKKIEEVNCTLSDMEKFDYFEILPRSPYPSRFYWWYRVYRMRNTNPTSVRSKRYSDPGAEEYLESGVLQFFSMKFSGEFSNGKPMSVYGFVAVRDDVDHLRNYVFNRSRENAYEIFPDSANIPLISPARGISTEFDVLIEYSIKVKMNDSDCAQGDVELMDGCFEFIHLDRFYHEVRDVRIYGSLGPVDIHFASLTRGVEACIDVQIKRTEKGCNNLKVVTAFTSRFPNGIVLYDSSIFSQGTPSKEDGLPLLIIDSSVVAVELASKLKLLLDVSTEDDPECEFRHQDANKREVQGTVTTHELSFKGKKYGSSEEAIVIGGMLEVEAKVTWSTMGLPCFKW; encoded by the exons ATGGAGCGGGAAGGGGCCTCTAGCAATTCCCATCTGGAAGACATGTTGCGCAAGCTGCCGGTGATAGAGCTTGACAAACGCATCTTCGACCGCGTGTCGGATGAGCCTGATTCAG ACGAAGAAGACAGAATTGCAGATGAAATACTTTGGGATGTTATCCTTGGTGTACCTCAAAGAGATTGGGAAACAGCGAAAGTGACTGAATACAACAGAGTTTTTCTCG AATGTGCTTTAAAGAATGCAGCTAAATATAAAAAGGACGATGATGATTACAAAAAAAAGATTGAAGAGGTCAACTGCACACTCAGTGACATGGAGAAATTCGATTATTTTGAAATACTGCCACGTTCTCCTTATCCTAGCCGGTTCTACTGGTGGTACAGAGTTTATCGGATGAGAAACACCAATCCCA CGTCTGTGAGGAGCAAACGTTATTCGGATCCGGGCGCGGAAGAATATCTTGAATCAGGGGTTCTTCAGTTCTTCTCAATGAAATTTTCTGGGGAGTTCTCAAATGGTAAGCCAATGAGTGTATATGGATTCGTGGCTGTCCGAGATGACGTTGATCACCTGCGGAACTACGTATTTAACCGATCACGGGAGAACGCCTATGAGATTTTTCCG GATTCAGCTAATATACCTTTGATAAGCCCAGCTCGGGGGATATCTACAGAATTTGATGTACTAATTGAATATAGTATCAAGGTCAAAATGAATGATAGTGATTGCGCACAAGGGGATGTTGAACTCATGGATGGTTGCTTTGAGTTCATCCATCTGGATAGGTTTTACCATGAGGTGCGTGATGTGCGAATATACGGTTCACTTGGCCCAGTGGATATACATTTTGCGAGTTTGACACGTGGCGTGGAGGCTTGTATTGATGTTCAGATTAAAAGAACCGAAAAAGGCTGTAATAATCTGAAGGTGGTGACTGCCTTTACCAGCCGTTTTCCGAATGGCATTGTGCTGTATGATAGTTCTATTTTCTCACAAGGGACACCATCAAAGGAAGACGGGCTGCCACTACTGATTATCGATTCATCAGTGGTGGCTGTGGAGTTGGCTAGTAAGCTGAAGTTACTCTTGGATGTCAGCACAGAAGATGATCCTGAATGTGAATTTCGTCATCAAGATGCCAATAAGAGGGAAGTGCAGGGGACAGTGACGACCCATGAGCTTTCTTTCAAAGGGAAGAAGTACGGAAGCAGTGAGGAGGCAATTGTGATTGGAGGGATGCTTGAGGTGGAGGCGAAGGTCACATGGTCCACCATGGGATTGCCGTGCTTCAAGTGGTAA
- the LOC127299642 gene encoding uncharacterized protein, giving the protein MLDDDQSFHDGISSPIAAHILDFCDDGSGGGDLFAAVNASSDVFAASSEDASSSSTTATPPLCSHGGDNMSSSGAATAAANAFSPLQSLDSTLSALLEDDQPPGPDAELLLPIDYAFGADETQREQQQFSQMVLSAAAAAEHHRPALQTQMSSTASDLMQLASGYTDECFAAALAGEYMGLDDTALCQQQQPGGAMLPSALGDAATQGCYAATQGGFFGGSGCAGTVMSMMLGMEEIGEYQRMMEGAGALVDADASAQMAFPAASEMQMGSGSTGQLPASASAAGAESSSLEDTSFKAARLSVEERKEKIHRYIKKRNERNFSKKIKYACRKTLADSRPRVRGRFAKNDEYCESSRAIGSQNHDEYDQMIGVKGEDMLDPEALAHITGMSSYMYNHTVESWI; this is encoded by the exons ATGCTCGATGACGATCAGTCCTTCCAC GATGGCATCTCGAGCCCCATAGCAGCGCACATCCTCGACTTCTGCGACGATGGCAGTGGCGGCGGCGACCTATTCGCGGCGGTGAACGCTTCCTCCGACGTGTTCGCCGCCTCCTCGGAGGACGCCTCGTCGTCATCCACCACCGCCACGCCTCCCCTCTGCAGCCACGGTGGCGACAACATGTCGTCGTCAGGCGCGGCCACGGCCGCggccaacgccttttctcccttgCAGTCCCTGGACTCCACCCTCTCGGCGCTCCTCGAGGACGACCAGCCGCCCGGACCCGACGCCGAGCTCCTCCTCCCCATAGACTACGCGTTTGGTGCGGACGAGACCCAGCGGGAGCAGCAACAGTTTAGTCAAATGGTGCTTTCGGCGGCGGCCGCGGCAGAGCACCACCGGCCGGCGCTGCAGACGCAGATGAGCAGCACGGCGTCCGACCTCATGCAGCTCGCCTCGGGATACACCGACGAGTGCTTCGCCGCGGCGTTGGCCGGAGAGTACATGGGGCTGGACGATACCGCCCTGTGCCAGCAGCAGCAGCCTGGTGGTGCGATGCTCCCGTCGGCACTGGGTGACGCGGCGACGCAGGGGTGCTACGCGGCGACGCAGGGAGGTTTCTTCGGCGGCAGCGGCTGTGCCGGCACGGTGATGTCGATGATGCTGGGGATGGAGGAGATCGGCGAGTACCAGAGGATGATGGAGGGCGCTGGCGCGCTGGTAGACGCCGACGCCTCAGCACAGATGGCATTCCCTGCCGCCTCGGAGATGCAG ATGGGAAGCGGGAGCACCGGGCAGCTGCCGgcgtcggcgtcggcggcggGGGCAGAGAGCTCGAGCCTGGAGGACACCAGCTTCAAGGCCGCCCGCCTCTCCGTCgaggagaggaaggagaagatccaCCGGTACATCAAGAAGAGGAACGAGCGCAACTTCAGCAAGAAGATCAAG TATGCGTGCAGAAAAACCTTGGCGGACAGCAGGCCACGCGTCCGCGGGAGATTCGCCAAGAACGACGAGTACTGCGAATCATCAAGGGCGATCGGATCACAGAATCACGACGAGTACGATCAGATG ATTGGCGTGAAGGGAGAAGACATGCTTGACcctgaggcgctggcgcacatcaCCGGGATGAGCTCCTACATGTACAACCACACCGTGGAGTCGTGGATATAA